From one Ignavibacteria bacterium genomic stretch:
- a CDS encoding Ppx/GppA family phosphatase, with protein MISGTRNSGSKTIAAIDVGTNSIHMVIAAVNTHSTLHVLERNKEVVRLGSSATDMKQLSAEAMDRGVAALQRFAVEAGSHKALIKAVATSAVREANNRDVFLDRVLKTSGIDVEVVSGVEEGRLIYVGVLHSLPVISRQTLVIDIGGGSTETVIGSQGDVVAVHSVKLGHIRLTKRFFPDGIATPETIEACRNAVRNEWTPTFQDLMRAGFNEVVGTSGTIKALVGMTLARQGKHVPESLNGVRVSRDDMMTTINNVISASADSTVALLPGLDPKRADVILAGALILEQAFVGLNIADLVVSRFALCEGLAFDTAQKMHDIQQYHHLSSLRYQSIMHLCELYQVRLDHAEHVKILALQIFDALQNVHNLTDRERELLEAASLLHDVGYHISAEQHHKHSEYIIANSDLSGFTNDEADLIAAIARYHRKSHPKKKHPNYNRLPASSKRIVRILASILRIAEGLDRRQLAIVRNVRAVVTVSTIELSLECSEKSDIEVWSAERRKGLMEEVFKREVLLVPCG; from the coding sequence GTGATTTCAGGCACCCGGAACAGCGGAAGCAAGACGATTGCTGCGATAGATGTTGGAACAAACTCAATCCACATGGTAATTGCTGCCGTGAACACACACTCTACCTTGCACGTTCTTGAGCGTAACAAGGAGGTTGTGAGGTTGGGGTCATCGGCAACCGATATGAAACAGTTGTCTGCTGAAGCGATGGACCGGGGTGTGGCTGCTCTCCAGCGCTTTGCCGTCGAAGCCGGATCACACAAGGCACTGATTAAGGCCGTAGCAACGAGTGCTGTGCGCGAAGCAAATAACCGTGATGTGTTTTTGGACAGAGTGCTAAAAACATCCGGTATTGATGTTGAAGTTGTGAGCGGGGTTGAAGAGGGGCGGCTAATTTACGTTGGTGTGTTGCACTCGCTTCCCGTGATCTCCAGGCAGACGTTAGTTATTGATATTGGAGGCGGAAGCACCGAAACAGTGATTGGAAGTCAGGGCGATGTTGTTGCCGTTCACTCTGTAAAACTCGGGCACATTCGTCTGACGAAACGGTTTTTTCCCGACGGCATCGCAACGCCTGAAACAATCGAGGCATGCAGGAATGCTGTACGCAATGAATGGACGCCAACATTCCAGGATCTTATGCGTGCCGGGTTTAACGAAGTGGTTGGTACAAGCGGGACAATAAAGGCATTGGTTGGGATGACTCTGGCCCGGCAGGGGAAACACGTGCCGGAGTCGTTAAACGGCGTGAGAGTTTCAAGGGATGACATGATGACCACCATAAACAATGTTATTTCTGCAAGCGCTGATTCAACCGTGGCGTTGTTGCCGGGACTTGACCCTAAGCGTGCAGATGTTATTCTTGCAGGAGCGTTAATACTGGAACAGGCATTCGTAGGATTGAATATTGCAGATCTTGTTGTTTCCCGGTTTGCTCTGTGCGAAGGGCTGGCCTTTGACACAGCACAGAAAATGCATGATATTCAGCAATATCATCACTTGTCGAGTCTGCGCTACCAAAGCATCATGCATTTGTGTGAACTGTACCAGGTACGCCTTGACCACGCCGAGCACGTTAAAATCTTAGCACTGCAGATCTTTGATGCGCTGCAAAATGTACACAACCTTACCGACAGAGAGCGGGAGCTGCTGGAGGCCGCTTCGCTGCTTCATGATGTGGGATACCATATCTCGGCAGAACAGCATCATAAGCACAGCGAATATATTATTGCAAACAGCGATCTTTCGGGCTTCACCAATGATGAGGCCGATCTTATTGCTGCTATCGCTCGGTACCATCGCAAAAGCCATCCAAAAAAGAAGCACCCAAACTATAACAGACTGCCTGCCTCCTCGAAACGTATCGTGAGGATATTGGCTTCAATACTTCGTATTGCCGAGGGATTAGATCGGAGACAACTGGCGATAGTAAGGAATGTTAGGGCCGTTGTTACCGTTTCGACTATTGAGCTTAGTCTTGAATGCTCCGAAAAATCAGATATCGAAGTATGGAGTGCGGAGCGCAGAAAGGGGCTTATGGAAGAGGTCTTTAAAAGAGAAGTCCTCCTGGTCCCCTGCGGCTGA
- a CDS encoding Do family serine endopeptidase has product MSHKRTLLTAVTLIGIGVVFGVVLMSTFGTNALQKAFAADANLGAVQPPVTMPPLVQALDNQFSAVAEAVKGSVVYINVKGKPAKSSQRLPQEFFRFFGPDFEEQDPGYAPEGAGSGVFVTADGYIVTNNHVVENAKEDGITVTTTDQKEHKATLIGRDPLTDLAVIKIDGNFTPAHFADINNLRVGQWVMAVGSPLGLRSTITAGIVSALGRGIGIVGTNQRTFERNRYAVENFIQTDAAINPGNSGGGLFDLNGSLVGINTAIASQSGVNAGYGFAIPIDMVKSVVLDLMDDGKIERGYIGIEITTVDETVAKATGLDKVQGVSVHKVVKGGAAAQAGIEVGDVILEVDGKAVNTSNDLQNQIVLRRAGDKVNLSVWRNGKKITKAVVLKALDENNNFTDASTGSSNNESSREPITFKSLGFTASALTARQKEDYGVDGGVIITNVDPRGMVARRGLTADNVIIRADGKTVKSPSDLQKILSSKSKGDGVLLVLKDKEGSKLAVSIEIPEEKS; this is encoded by the coding sequence ATGAGTCACAAACGCACGTTACTTACCGCCGTTACCCTGATTGGGATAGGCGTTGTTTTTGGCGTTGTTTTAATGTCCACCTTTGGAACCAATGCTCTTCAGAAAGCATTTGCCGCTGATGCGAATCTTGGAGCAGTCCAGCCACCGGTTACCATGCCACCGTTGGTTCAGGCACTTGACAATCAGTTTAGTGCAGTTGCCGAAGCCGTTAAAGGATCTGTGGTGTACATTAATGTAAAGGGAAAACCTGCAAAAAGCAGTCAGCGACTTCCTCAGGAATTTTTCCGGTTTTTTGGACCCGACTTCGAGGAGCAGGATCCCGGGTACGCACCCGAAGGTGCAGGCTCTGGAGTGTTTGTTACTGCCGATGGATATATCGTTACGAATAATCACGTTGTAGAGAATGCAAAAGAGGATGGTATCACAGTAACCACAACCGACCAAAAAGAGCATAAGGCTACACTGATAGGCAGAGACCCTCTGACTGACCTTGCTGTTATTAAAATCGACGGGAATTTTACGCCGGCACATTTTGCCGATATAAACAACCTTCGCGTTGGACAATGGGTAATGGCTGTTGGAAGTCCGCTTGGCCTGCGCTCTACAATAACCGCCGGCATCGTGTCGGCACTTGGCCGTGGCATCGGAATCGTGGGTACCAACCAGCGGACGTTTGAACGTAACCGGTATGCCGTTGAGAACTTTATTCAGACCGACGCAGCGATTAATCCCGGTAACAGCGGCGGCGGGTTGTTTGATCTGAACGGCTCACTGGTAGGCATCAACACGGCTATCGCTAGCCAGAGCGGAGTAAATGCAGGCTATGGGTTTGCTATACCGATCGATATGGTTAAAAGTGTTGTTCTGGACTTAATGGATGATGGAAAAATTGAAAGGGGCTATATCGGAATTGAAATCACAACGGTTGATGAGACTGTTGCAAAAGCTACCGGACTTGATAAGGTTCAGGGAGTAAGCGTCCACAAGGTGGTTAAAGGCGGGGCTGCTGCCCAGGCCGGCATCGAAGTTGGAGATGTTATCCTTGAAGTTGACGGGAAGGCCGTTAACACCTCAAATGACTTACAAAATCAAATTGTTCTGCGCCGTGCCGGTGACAAGGTAAATCTTTCAGTATGGAGGAATGGCAAAAAGATTACGAAAGCCGTGGTGCTAAAGGCTCTGGATGAAAACAATAATTTCACGGATGCCTCTACAGGCAGTTCTAACAATGAGTCGTCAAGAGAGCCAATTACCTTTAAATCACTTGGCTTTACTGCATCGGCTCTTACCGCACGGCAGAAAGAAGACTACGGAGTTGATGGTGGCGTAATAATTACCAATGTTGATCCGCGTGGCATGGTTGCACGCAGAGGCCTGACAGCCGATAACGTTATTATTCGTGCCGATGGCAAAACGGTAAAATCACCTTCGGACTTACAGAAAATTCTTTCATCAAAAAGTAAGGGTGACGGTGTACTGCTTGTTCTAAAGGACAAAGAAGGCAGTAAGTTAGCGGTATCAATAGAGATACCCGAAGAAAAAAGTTGA
- a CDS encoding redoxin domain-containing protein — MKTLIGIFVLCSSLNLNCRVEITGRLVGHNGKPMQLAHVSTPDRTGSLTVVAVADDNGVFRFTTDKLGRLSIVFSGTNHQPLTANLFISESIHSPLPIDVSLAANVRPETIDSVLIIGDFNRFKFETGTKMQRGSDGKYFVNLDTRDDTLKYQILLFHPGVDQTEQHSINGSMSNSYEYDLGGDYRSVLYSPGHTVRVVFDPASMPESSPQPSINIHNEWEQAYVQYRERNADRFRYIWDTQQAMAASNSAEQIMARVTDSVRREILHEFSNESDKDLRRILLMSYLQIPWYTSIDERSKKLAEEILSSVAPDSYLWSDASVMLQTAFTTGDITRYEDYIMAAHKAEKDTNTVPWALLQVLDLATAVNPNADIMPILSLLKRRFPGSSAIDMANKQYDPGRAIMVGKTVPDFSFASLEDSTKFFSRESFKGKYLLIDLWATWCGPCRGEMPFLHAAFDKFHDHNIDFLSISLDGKPEDIAKYRNGKWKMPWHHVFSNGVFKSKAAEIFQTPYIPFTILIAPDSKIIAISNKLRGESLEKTLSETLH; from the coding sequence ATGAAAACTCTCATTGGCATTTTCGTTTTATGTAGTTCACTTAATCTGAATTGCCGGGTGGAGATTACGGGGCGTTTGGTGGGACACAACGGAAAGCCAATGCAGCTGGCCCACGTGAGCACGCCTGATAGGACGGGAAGCCTTACCGTTGTTGCTGTGGCGGATGACAATGGTGTATTTCGTTTTACAACAGATAAACTCGGAAGACTCAGTATTGTCTTTTCCGGTACAAATCACCAGCCGCTCACAGCCAACCTGTTTATATCGGAATCTATCCATTCACCTCTTCCTATAGACGTTTCATTGGCAGCCAATGTGCGCCCGGAAACTATTGATTCAGTACTGATTATTGGTGATTTTAATCGGTTTAAGTTTGAAACCGGTACAAAGATGCAGCGTGGTTCGGATGGTAAGTATTTTGTTAATCTTGATACTCGCGACGACACTCTCAAATACCAGATACTTCTGTTTCATCCTGGTGTTGACCAGACAGAGCAGCACAGTATTAACGGCTCGATGTCAAACTCCTACGAATACGACCTTGGCGGCGACTACCGCTCAGTGCTGTATTCGCCGGGCCACACCGTGCGTGTAGTGTTCGATCCTGCATCGATGCCGGAATCCTCACCTCAGCCTTCCATCAATATTCATAACGAATGGGAACAGGCATACGTTCAGTACCGGGAGCGTAATGCTGACCGCTTTCGGTACATTTGGGATACACAACAAGCCATGGCAGCAAGCAATAGTGCCGAACAGATAATGGCAAGGGTTACTGACTCGGTACGACGTGAGATCCTCCATGAATTTTCGAACGAATCGGACAAGGACCTTCGCAGAATTCTACTAATGAGTTATCTCCAGATTCCCTGGTATACTTCGATTGACGAACGTAGCAAGAAATTGGCAGAAGAAATCCTTTCATCCGTTGCGCCTGACTCGTATCTGTGGTCCGATGCCTCAGTCATGCTGCAAACCGCATTCACCACCGGAGATATTACCCGATACGAGGATTACATCATGGCTGCTCACAAGGCAGAAAAGGACACCAACACGGTTCCGTGGGCACTGCTCCAGGTACTTGATCTTGCAACCGCAGTGAATCCAAACGCCGATATCATGCCGATACTCTCTCTCCTAAAGCGTAGATTCCCTGGGTCAAGTGCCATTGATATGGCCAATAAGCAGTACGACCCCGGTCGTGCAATCATGGTTGGAAAAACCGTACCCGATTTCAGCTTTGCTTCGCTCGAAGACTCGACCAAGTTCTTCTCAAGGGAAAGTTTTAAAGGCAAATACCTGCTAATTGACCTATGGGCAACCTGGTGCGGACCCTGCAGAGGCGAGATGCCGTTTTTGCATGCTGCATTCGATAAGTTTCATGATCATAACATTGACTTTCTGAGCATCTCACTTGATGGTAAGCCCGAAGATATTGCAAAGTACAGAAACGGCAAATGGAAGATGCCGTGGCATCATGTTTTCAGTAATGGCGTGTTCAAGAGCAAAGCGGCCGAAATATTTCAGACGCCATACATCCCGTTTACAATCCTTATTGCGCCTGATTCTAAGATTATTGCCATCAGCAACAAGCTACGAGGGGAATCACTTGAAAAAACCCTTAGCGAAACTCTTCACTAA